The nucleotide window GCGGAGCTCACGTGCGTAGTGATGGGGCCATCGAAGAACGTATCCGTGCGGCCCCACGTGCGATCGACGAACTGATCGCAGATCACGAAGTGACCCGGCTCAACCTCGGGCTGCAGCGAGCCGCAAGCGTTAGGGCCGATGATCTGGGAGACACCGAGCTCCTTCATCGCCCACAGGTTCGCCCGGTAGTTAATCATGTGCGGCGGCAGCGAGTGGTCCTTACCGTGCCGCGGGAGGAAGGCGACGGAACGTCCGGCGATCTCACCGACCATGACTGCAGACGACGGCGCGCCGAACGGGGTATTGATCTTGTGCTCGCGCGGATTGTCGAGCAGCTCGTAGAAGCCGCTTCCGCCGAATACGCCTATCTCGGCCTTGGGGGTGTCGGACATAGAATCCACTCCTTGCGCATTTCGAGTTGATCGTTACGACGGCGCGATGCCGACTCGCAGATTCTAGTCGAAAGGCGGGCTGCGTGCCTAAGCCGTGAACGCAAGGCGTCAGGCACTCCTCCTGTCGTACTGATCATCTTCCTCGACGGGGTAGCTGCGGTCGGCCTCGGCGGCTGCAGGCGCGTACAGGGGCCTTCGGAACAGATTGCCCGAGTCGGTCCACAGCTCCTCGACCCGCGCCGCACGGCCCATCAGCTCCGAGAAACCGGATGCCTTCGCGTCCAGGTTGTCGACGTGGTGCAGCAGCAGCGCCTCGAACGTCGATGGTCGCTTTGGGGAGCCCCACTCCAGCTCACCGTGGTGCGACAGGATCGCATGCTCAAGGCGTGTCAGTACTCCGGTGTCCACCTTCACGCGCGTACGCGCGATCGACGCATGCACCCGCTGCACACCCAGCACGACGTGACCGATCAGCCTGCCGGCGTCCGTGTACTCGATCTGTGTGTCGTAGCGCAGTTCATCGCACTTCCCGATGTCGTGGAGTAGGGCCGCGCACACGAGCACGTCCGCGTCCACCTGAGGGTAGGAAGGGGCGATCGCCTGGCACATGCTCGCGACCGCGACCGTGTGCTCGATGAGTCCCCCCAGGTGCGCGTGGTGATGCGACTGGGCACCGGGGCACTCCGCGAATCGGCGCAGGAAGTCCTCATCGCCGAAGACGGCGCGCAGGACCTTGCGTAGTTGCGGGTCACGCACTGAGGCGGCGATCGACTTGAACTCGGCCAAGACCTCCTCAGGCTGACGCGCACCCGTGGCGATGAAGTCGGATGCATCGACGGCGGGCTCGGCTCGCAAGAAGTCGACGGAGACACGCCGCACGCCCTTGTAGCTGGTTACCCGTCCGCGCACCCGCACGATGCTGCCCACAGGAGCGGCACAGGCCTCAGCGCCGGGACGGAAGTACACAGCCGGTACATGGCCCGTTCGATCAGCGAGTTCAAGCCAGAGAAACGCCTCGCCTGCGCGCGTCGCCCTCATCTCTTTGGATCGCAAGGCGAACGCAGCATCGACACGCGTACCCTCAGCCAGTTCACTCACGTAGTTCTGCTTCACCGTGCTCGCCTCCGCTGTCCGTCGCCTATCCGAGACGACCGTACGCTCCGGGTCTGACACTGCACGGCGCCAAGCGTGGCGTTGTGAATCGGCTAGTATGGATACAGCCCCTACAACGGAGGTCCCTGGTGTCGAAGCAGTCTCGATTCGTACGCTGTCTGGCACTCACGGCTACAGCGCTGATCATCGCGCTAGCAATGACCGGGTGCGGTGTTGACGGGCCCACGTGGGCCGACAAGGGCGCTGTCTACGACAACGACTCCGCGCTCGAAGTACAGAGCGGGGTGGACACTTCCGCACTCGCCGAGAAGCCCACGGCCGACAGCGCCAAGCTTCGGCACCAGGCGCTCGCCGCACTGAGGCGGCAAGGCGAGTCGGCCTCGGCCGCAGCCGATCTGCTCACGAAGACGTTCCCGAGCGACATCAACGGTGTCCCGGTCTACGTGGAGCGCTGCACCTTCTCCGGCGCACCCGCCGTCCTCGTGGTCGAGGCGACCGGGCCCAAGGACGGCAAACTGTCCTCAACGCGCCTTTGGGTCGTCTCTGACACCGGGGAGATACTTTTCGCCGGTAGCCGCTAAGCTGAACGCAGGGCCGCACCGCACAGCCTGATGCGGTACTCCTCAAGCAGTTCATCCGGCAGCGAACCGCGCCAGCCTCGGTCGAGGGCCTCCCACGCATGCCACCCGTCACGACCGCCCTCGAGAAGATCCTCGACGATGGCGGCGGCGAGCATCCTGGCGGC belongs to Coriobacteriia bacterium and includes:
- a CDS encoding HD domain-containing protein, with the protein product MKQNYVSELAEGTRVDAAFALRSKEMRATRAGEAFLWLELADRTGHVPAVYFRPGAEACAAPVGSIVRVRGRVTSYKGVRRVSVDFLRAEPAVDASDFIATGARQPEEVLAEFKSIAASVRDPQLRKVLRAVFGDEDFLRRFAECPGAQSHHHAHLGGLIEHTVAVASMCQAIAPSYPQVDADVLVCAALLHDIGKCDELRYDTQIEYTDAGRLIGHVVLGVQRVHASIARTRVKVDTGVLTRLEHAILSHHGELEWGSPKRPSTFEALLLHHVDNLDAKASGFSELMGRAARVEELWTDSGNLFRRPLYAPAAAEADRSYPVEEDDQYDRRSA